A single window of Modestobacter italicus DNA harbors:
- a CDS encoding cytochrome c oxidase subunit 4 has translation MKVEALIFNLIAVFCIAAAVVYGFWAQEPIGTTALALSAGLTALIGGFFWFVSRLIDARPEDSKDAEIADGAGELGFFSPGSYWPFGLALSAGLMGLALAFYYPWLIAIAGAALLLTIGGLLFEYYVGQNAH, from the coding sequence GTGAAGGTCGAAGCACTCATCTTCAACTTGATCGCGGTGTTCTGCATCGCCGCGGCCGTGGTCTACGGCTTCTGGGCCCAGGAGCCGATCGGCACCACGGCGCTGGCGCTGTCCGCCGGCCTGACCGCGCTGATCGGCGGGTTCTTCTGGTTCGTCAGCCGACTCATCGACGCCCGCCCCGAGGACTCCAAGGACGCCGAGATCGCCGACGGCGCCGGCGAGCTGGGCTTCTTCAGCCCGGGCAGCTACTGGCCCTTCGGTCTGGCGCTCTCGGCCGGCCTGATGGGTCTGGCGCTGGCGTTCTACTACCCGTGGCTGATCGCCATCGCGGGCGCCGCCCTGCTGCTCACCATCGGCGGGCTGCTCTTCGAGTACTACGTCGGGCAGAACGCCCACTGA